TCAATACTGTTAACACTGACATATTTTCCTGTATATCCAGGGCAGTCTGCACCAGTACTAGCAGATGTAGGTACACCATCCCTAATTTGCCATCTGGCAATACGAGCAGCATTAGATGGACTGATGGTATTAGTGTTGGTATCTTTGATTAGATAGTAGGCAACCAGTGAATAAACATAGGTATCATCTCTTTGATTAGTGGCGATCGGAATTACTTGGTTAACTAATTCCCGCTTCCAAAAGACTAACACAGGCACTCTATCTGTAGAGTTGGAAAAGGGCAAGCCTAAGCCTGAAGGATTGGTTGTGTTAATTGCATTGACTCCAGCAGAATCGTAAATATAGACTGCTTGTTGTAAGTCACGAGCAATGTAATCAAGAGCAGCTTGGATTTCTTGTTCTGTAGTAGCTTTAGCTTGTTCCTGTGTGTCTGTACTCATGATGGTGAGCATGATGCCTAGTAAGGGTGTGATTACTAAGAAGGCGATAAGCAGAGCTACTAACAACTCAATGAGGGTAAAACCGCTAGATTGCTCTTGATGGGAAAGTTTCAGTTGGCTAGTGAGTAGGAATCTTAGTATCCTTTTCATGTCTGTTTTTCTCTCAAGTGATATAGATACACATTTGTCAGACAATGGAATTTTGGCTACTAACTACAACCTTTATTGGTTGCAACACCAAGACGCTGACATAAATCATTAAAAGTGGTGCTAGTGTTACCAATGTCGGTTGTCATTTCTAGTAAAGGAGATTGCCGATCGCCTAAACCGCCAGTGTAGGGATTTTGTGTTTTCTTACTACTTTGTCCGGTGCTGGCAGTTCGAGGTCGAGT
Above is a genomic segment from Nostoc sp. MS1 containing:
- the hpsC gene encoding hormogonium polysaccharide secretion pseudopilin HpsC — its product is MKRILRFLLTSQLKLSHQEQSSGFTLIELLVALLIAFLVITPLLGIMLTIMSTDTQEQAKATTEQEIQAALDYIARDLQQAVYIYDSAGVNAINTTNPSGLGLPFSNSTDRVPVLVFWKRELVNQVIPIATNQRDDTYVYSLVAYYLIKDTNTNTISPSNAARIARWQIRDGVPTSASTGADCPGYTGKYVSVNSIDYCPDAGFAPFNLDGTGTLEEKMNAWKRLSQYTTKNAGGQDVVNTVNYSNTPITLLYYIDQTTTNAPVKVACPTGTTLVAPNTTNFNTRTTFSMTSFYACIDRADTTAQVFIRGNALARLQSNNLSYQDTNRAYFPTASITVQGRGILFTK